One window of Nitrospirota bacterium genomic DNA carries:
- the rimI gene encoding ribosomal protein S18-alanine N-acetyltransferase: MRLGEQDDWVIEPATVEALPDILRLEEACFSAPWTRKMLEAELSGNPFAHFLLAKQVAPGDSSSVSIIGYLCFWVVFEEIRLMNLAVIESMRHKGIARALVSQALEVGAAQTAVRALLEVRASNHAAHALYRSLGFRDVSTRPTYYSNPIEDALLMELDPIRSESVRLTEEVAREGGRLDPLQ, translated from the coding sequence ATGCGGCTTGGTGAGCAGGATGATTGGGTGATCGAGCCGGCGACCGTCGAGGCGCTGCCGGACATTCTGCGCCTTGAAGAAGCTTGCTTCTCGGCCCCCTGGACGCGCAAAATGTTGGAGGCCGAACTGAGCGGTAATCCGTTTGCACATTTTTTATTGGCCAAGCAGGTCGCGCCCGGCGACAGTAGCTCCGTCTCGATTATCGGGTATCTCTGTTTCTGGGTCGTCTTTGAGGAAATACGGCTGATGAACCTGGCGGTCATCGAGTCGATGCGGCACAAAGGCATCGCACGCGCCTTGGTTTCACAGGCGTTAGAGGTTGGGGCTGCACAGACGGCCGTGCGCGCCCTGCTTGAAGTGCGGGCCTCGAACCATGCCGCGCATGCACTCTACCGAAGTCTTGGATTTCGCGACGTGTCGACCCGACCAACCTACTACAGCAACCCCATAGAAGATGCGCTACTGATGGAACTGGATCCGATTCGATCGGAGTCTGTTCGATTGACCGAAGAAGTCGCTCGTGAGGGAGGACGTCTCGACCCGCTGCAGTAA
- the tsaB gene encoding tRNA (adenosine(37)-N6)-threonylcarbamoyltransferase complex dimerization subunit type 1 TsaB produces MKVLAVETATSWQSVAILDGSRVLACHEQDAAGSHAKLLLPTIDRLFRETGLTLKQLDGLVVSIGPGSFTGLRVGLATLLGFRTISQLPLAVVPTLEGLAWNLRGTSALLCPVLNSRRGELYWAQFRWTGEGRLERVVSEQVGTSVMLGRSLTESALLFGEGWTTEAPAIRASILSAITVTEAPEAAMRPSAVSIGLAGIERLRRGEQAGVGVSPLYVQRTAAELKYEESGGISPVQLRQERVAKKMTARAAAVRAQSGDRRAARGKGKSGL; encoded by the coding sequence ATGAAAGTGTTGGCAGTCGAAACGGCCACGTCCTGGCAGAGTGTCGCGATTCTCGACGGCTCGCGCGTCCTGGCCTGTCACGAGCAGGATGCGGCCGGGTCGCATGCCAAACTCTTGTTGCCGACGATCGATCGGTTGTTTCGCGAGACGGGTCTCACGCTCAAGCAATTGGACGGACTTGTCGTCTCGATCGGCCCGGGGTCCTTTACGGGACTTCGCGTCGGCCTGGCAACGCTCCTCGGGTTCCGGACGATCAGTCAGCTGCCGTTGGCGGTCGTGCCGACACTTGAAGGTCTGGCCTGGAACCTGAGAGGCACCTCGGCGCTCCTCTGTCCCGTTCTCAATAGTCGGCGCGGGGAACTCTACTGGGCACAGTTTCGCTGGACCGGCGAGGGTCGGTTGGAACGAGTGGTTTCGGAGCAGGTGGGCACGTCCGTCATGTTAGGGCGCAGCCTCACGGAGTCGGCGCTCCTCTTTGGGGAAGGCTGGACGACGGAAGCTCCGGCTATTCGTGCCTCGATCCTATCCGCCATCACGGTGACTGAAGCGCCTGAGGCTGCCATGAGACCTTCAGCCGTCTCGATTGGATTGGCAGGCATCGAGCGGCTTCGGCGCGGTGAGCAGGCAGGGGTTGGGGTCAGTCCGCTGTATGTCCAGCGTACCGCAGCGGAACTGAAGTATGAAGAGTCCGGCGGCATCTCGCCGGTGCAGCTGCGGCAGGAACGCGTCGCGAAAAAAATGACGGCTCGTGCGGCGGCGGTACGGGCTCAGTCGGGGGATCGGCGGGCTGCGCGAGGAAAAGGGAAGAGCGGGTTGTGA